A stretch of the Triplophysa dalaica isolate WHDGS20190420 chromosome 19, ASM1584641v1, whole genome shotgun sequence genome encodes the following:
- the slc6a7 gene encoding sodium-dependent proline transporter, which yields MQREEAKAPGNGVSVNIAPTSESPAHQNGTESQSQAEHQPSSSTPAPAAHPPREQWGGKYEFLLSCIGYCVGLGNVWRFPYLCYRNGGGVFLIPYFIMLFFTGMPLFLMELSLGQYGAAGPIMVWKCCPLLKGIGIGMLCVSTLVCLYYNVIIAWTFYYLGSSFQSPLPWSCDALHNVALCGNNTNSTQSASEVFWNVKVLGVVNSKGLHDPGPVRWPLALCLLAAWVVIFLCMLKGIRSSGKVVYVTATFPYFVLVVLIIRGATLEGSLNGVAFYLTPNWVHLANAQVWNDAASQIFYSLGIGVGGLLSMASYNKFDNNVIRDTLIITVGNCATSFFAGFAIFSILGHMAWRKGVPVGEVADTGPGLAFVAYPEALALLPGSVFWSILFFLMLFMMGVDTLFGNMEGICTAVLDEFPQLRSNLKHKTLFLALLCFAFYLMGLLLITDGGIYWFTLIDSFSTSFGLIIITLFMCIGISFFYGVNQFCQDIVDMICQCPPWCTKLLVYFKACWVVFTPFLLTFILTYIFIEMYRTSLRYGSYVFPTWGKALGVCMGAFCCLQILIWAIVAVSKESGSLKDRFKKSIRPLNSWRVNNLNAAAQDQHMEPESVEGRHTINLAEADFTAMNWEAMSEA from the exons ATGCAGCGCGAGGAAGCGAAAGCACCTGGAAACGGTGTTAGTGTGAATATAGCACCTACCTCAGAG agtCCAGCACATCAGAACGGGACCGAGTCCCAGTCACAAGCTGAGCATCAACCTTCATCTTCTACCCCAGCTCCAGCTGCTCACCCCCCCAGAGAACAGTGGGGTGGTAAATATGAGTTTCTGCTCTCCTGCATAGGCTACTGTGTTGGCCTGGGAAATGTGTGGAGGTTCCCTTATCTCTGCTACAGAAATGGAGGAG GTGTGTTCCTCATTCCTTACTTCATCATGTTGTTCTTCACGGGAATGCCGCTCTTCCTCATGGAGCTCAGTCTGGGCCAGTATGGAGCTGCAGGTCCTATCATGGTCTGGAAGTGCTGTCCTCTCCTCAAAG GGATTGGCATAGGGATGTTGTGTGTGTCCACTCTTGTGTGTCTGTATTATAACGTCATTATTGCTTGGACGTTCTATTACCTGGGCAGTTCTTTCCAGAGTCCTTTACCCTGGTCATGTGACGCTCTTCATAATGTCGCTCTTTGCGGA AATAACACAAATTCCACTCAAAGTGCAAGCGAGGTCTTCTGGAA CGTGAAGGTCCTGGGTGTGGTGAACAGTAAGGGTCTGCATGACCCCGGTCCCGTGCGTTGGCCTCTGGCTCTCTGCTTGCTGGCTGCCTGGGTTGTTATTTTTCTCTGCATGTTGAAGGGCATTCGCAGCTCAGGGAAG GTGGTGTATGTAACGGCCACGTTCCCATATTTTGTGCTTGTGGTCCTCATCATCAGAGGTGCCACACTGGAGGGCTCTTTAAATGGCGTGGCATTCTACCTCACTCCAAACTGGGTCCATTTGGCAAACGCACAG GTCTGGAACGATGCTGCATCACAGATATTTTATTCCCTGGGTATCGGGGTTGGTGGGCTCCTCTCAATGGCGTCTTACAATAAATTTGACAACAACGTCATTAG GGACACGTTGATCATTACTGTAGGGAACTGTGCCACTAGCTTTTTCGCTGGGTTCGCCATCTTCTCTATTCTGGGTCACATGGCTTGGAGGAAAGGTGTGCCTGTTGGTGAGGTAGCAGATACAG GTCCTGGGCTGGCATTTGTTGCTTACCCAGAAGCCCTTGCGCTTCTGCCTGGATCAGTGTTTTGGTCCATTCTGTTTTTTCTCATGCTCTTTATGATGGGAGTGGACACACTG TTTGGTAACATGGAGGGCATCTGTACAGCAGTGCTGGATGAGTTTCCTCAGCTCAGATCCAATCTCAAACACAAGACCTTGTTCCTGGCACTGCTTTGCTTCGCCTTCTATCTGATGGGTTTGCTTCTGATCACTGAT GGAGGGATATACTGGTTCACACTCATTGACTCCTTCAGTACCAGCTTTGGTCTCATCATTATAACTCTCTTCATGTGCATTGGCATCTCATTCTTTTACG GCGTGAACCAGTTCTGTCAGGACATTGTGGACATGATCTGTCAATGTCCACCCTGGTGCACAAAACTACTGGTGTACTTCAAAGCCTGCTGGGTGGTATTTACTCCTTTCCTGTTAACG TTCATCTTGACTTACATCTTTATTGAGATGTACCGCACTTCTCTACGCTACGGGTCCTATGTGTTTCCAACCTGGGGAAAAGCTCTGGGCGTGTGTATGGGTGCCTTCTGTTGTCTACAGATTCTTATCTGGGCTATAGTTGCGGTCAGTAAGGAGTCTGGCAGTCTGAAAGAT CGCTTCAAAAAATCCATCCGTCCGCTCAACTCTTGGCGTGTAAACAACTTAAACGCGGCCGCTCAGGATCAGCACATGGAACCTGAGAGTGTAGAAGGGCGCCACACGATTAACCTGGCTGAAGCAGACTTCACCGCAATGAACTGGGAGGCCATGAGTGAGGCGTAA
- the stim1b gene encoding stromal interaction molecule 1b isoform X2 produces the protein MDTLRIARLCMLIACFCCIWRSSAADHSLTDHLQTADGLSELCVIDELLCQDENALLSFEAIRSIHKDMDDDADGSVDVTETDGFLREDLKYHDTKGKHKSFHRADMMITVEDMWNSWKASEVYNWTVEEAEEWLIRCVELPQYAESFKKNVMSGRALPRLAVKNATLLLAVLKIPDRTHAQKLQLKALDTVLFGPPVKRHSHLKDLMVVVSIVIGVGGCWFAYIQSRNSRDHVSKMMKDLDGLQRAEQSLLDLQQKLQIAQENHQTVEVEKVRLEQKLRDEIDTAKQEAQRLHELREGTVNELSRQKYAEEELDQVRMALKKAEKELESRRSWSPPEDLQKWLQLTHEVEIDYYNIKKQSAERQLIVAKEGAEKIKKKRGTLFGTFHVAHSSSLDDVDHKILTAKQALGEVTAALREKLYRWQQIEQLTGFVIVNNPGMSSLASALNLDPTFMGIRPATPQNILFSDDLDDMDEDMLSPGTLESPSLLSLRPRHGDPMLNLSSQRDLNRSESDSSLSTSQYGDTQYTSSALQHKLSRSNGGSSTDSPLLQKKTFGMEKCVSLGEIHSSLNSVDSTRSLICTSEQVGSSPTLIRPGGRISQITDRKNLVDEDSGSTGEDTEGSISGNKKRNFPRIFKRQKK, from the exons ATGGATACATTGAGAATTGCTAGACTATGCATGCTCATCGCATGCTTTTGCTGTATATGGAGGAGTTCAGCAGCAGATCACAGCCTGACGGACCACCTACAGACGGCAGACGGATTATCTG AACTGTGTGTTATTGATGAGCTGCTTTGTCAGGATGAAAACGCCCTGCTGAGTTTCGAGGCCATCCGCAGCATTCACAAAGACATGGACGACGATGCAGACGGTAGCGTGGATGTGACTGAAACAGATGGG TTTCTAAGGGAGGACCTGAAGTACCATGACACCAAAGGAAAACACAAGAGCTTTCATAGAGCAGATATGATGATCACGGTGGAGGACATGTGGAACTCCTGGAAGGCCTCTGAAG TGTATAACTGGACAGTAGAGGAAGCAGAGGAGTGGCTCATCAGATGTGTAGAGTTGCCACAATATGCTGAGTCCTTCAAGAAAAACGTCATGAGTGGCAGAGCTCTGCCCAG ACTGGCAGTAAAAAATGCCACCCTGCTTCTCGCCGTGCTGAAGATACCAGATCGCACTCATGCACAGAAGCTGCAGCTGAAAGCTCTGGACACGGTCCTGTTTGGGCCACCAG TGAAGAGACACAGTCATTTAAAGGACTTGATGGTGGTGGTGTCCATCGTGATTGGAGTTGGGGGCTGCTGGTTTGCTTACATCCAGAGCAGAAACTCTAGAGACCACGTGAGCAAGATGATGAAGGACCTGGATGGACTGCAGAGGGCTGAACAGAGTCTCCTAGACCTCCAGCAGAA GCTGCAGATCGCTCAGGAGAACCACCAAACGGTGGAGGTGGAGAAGGTCCGGCTGGAGCAGAAGCTAAGAGACGAGATAGACACGGCTAAACAAGAAGCACAGAGACTGCATGAACTACGCGAGGGCACCGTGAACGAACTGAGCAGACAGAAATATGCAGAGGAAGAGCTGGACCAG gTGCGCATGGCTCTGAAGAAGGCCGAGAAGGAGCTGGAGTCCAGGAGGAGCTGGAGTCCACCTGAAGATCTTCAGAAGTGGCTGCAGCTCACTCATGAAGTGGAGATTGATTACTACAACATCAAGAAGCAGAGTGCTGAAAGACAGCTCATCGTGGCTAAAGAAGGA GCTGAAAAGATCAAGAAGAAGAGAGGAACTCTTTTTGGAACGTTTCACGTGGCTCACAGCTCATCGCTGGACGATGTCGATCACAAAATCCTGACAGCTAA ACAAGCTCTGGGTGAGGTGACCGCTGCCCTCAGGGAAAAACTCTATCGCTGGCAACAAATTGAGCAGCTGACGGGTTTTGTTATCGTGAACAATCCTGGAATGTCCTCTCTCGCTTCTGCTCTTAACCTGGACCCGACGTTTATGGGCATCCGCCCTGCTACACCACAAAACATACTGTTCTCAGATGACCTGGATGATATGGATGAAGACATGCTTTCCCCGGGAACCCTGGAAT CTCCGAGCCTGTTGTCCCTGCGGCCTCGACATGGAGACCCCATGCTGAACCTGAGCTCGCAGAG GGATCTGAACCGGTCCGAATCAGATTCCTCTCTCTCTACGTCTCAGTATGGGGACACCCAGTACACCTCCTCAGCTTTACAACACAAGCTTTCCAGATCCAATGGGGGTTCGTCCACAGACAGCCCGCTACTGCAGAAAAAGACCTTTGGGATGGAGAAGTGTGTCAGTCTCGGAGAGATCCACTCTAGCCTTAACTCAGTCGACTCCACACGTTCTCTCATCTGCACCTCTGAGCAGGTCGGTTCTTCACCAACTTTAATAAGGCCAGGCGGTCGTATTTCTCAGATCACCGACAGAAAGAACTTGGTAGACGAGGACAGCGGCTCCACGGGAGAAGACACGGAAGGTTCTATCTCTGGCAACAAGAAGCGCAACTTTCCCAGGATCTTTAAGAGacaaaagaaataa
- the stim1b gene encoding stromal interaction molecule 1b isoform X1: protein MDTLRIARLCMLIACFCCIWRSSAADHSLTDHLQTADGLSELCVIDELLCQDENALLSFEAIRSIHKDMDDDADGSVDVTETDGFLREDLKYHDTKGKHKSFHRADMMITVEDMWNSWKASEVYNWTVEEAEEWLIRCVELPQYAESFKKNVMSGRALPRLAVKNATLLLAVLKIPDRTHAQKLQLKALDTVLFGPPVKRHSHLKDLMVVVSIVIGVGGCWFAYIQSRNSRDHVSKMMKDLDGLQRAEQSLLDLQQKLQIAQENHQTVEVEKVRLEQKLRDEIDTAKQEAQRLHELREGTVNELSRQKYAEEELDQVRMALKKAEKELESRRSWSPPEDLQKWLQLTHEVEIDYYNIKKQSAERQLIVAKEGAEKIKKKRGTLFGTFHVAHSSSLDDVDHKILTAKQALGEVTAALREKLYRWQQIEQLTGFVIVNNPGMSSLASALNLDPTFMGIRPATPQNILFSDDLDDMDEDMLSPGTLEYAAWQMDRRVTDLWPVASENQSLWKHSAPSLLSLRPRHGDPMLNLSSQRDLNRSESDSSLSTSQYGDTQYTSSALQHKLSRSNGGSSTDSPLLQKKTFGMEKCVSLGEIHSSLNSVDSTRSLICTSEQVGSSPTLIRPGGRISQITDRKNLVDEDSGSTGEDTEGSISGNKKRNFPRIFKRQKK from the exons ATGGATACATTGAGAATTGCTAGACTATGCATGCTCATCGCATGCTTTTGCTGTATATGGAGGAGTTCAGCAGCAGATCACAGCCTGACGGACCACCTACAGACGGCAGACGGATTATCTG AACTGTGTGTTATTGATGAGCTGCTTTGTCAGGATGAAAACGCCCTGCTGAGTTTCGAGGCCATCCGCAGCATTCACAAAGACATGGACGACGATGCAGACGGTAGCGTGGATGTGACTGAAACAGATGGG TTTCTAAGGGAGGACCTGAAGTACCATGACACCAAAGGAAAACACAAGAGCTTTCATAGAGCAGATATGATGATCACGGTGGAGGACATGTGGAACTCCTGGAAGGCCTCTGAAG TGTATAACTGGACAGTAGAGGAAGCAGAGGAGTGGCTCATCAGATGTGTAGAGTTGCCACAATATGCTGAGTCCTTCAAGAAAAACGTCATGAGTGGCAGAGCTCTGCCCAG ACTGGCAGTAAAAAATGCCACCCTGCTTCTCGCCGTGCTGAAGATACCAGATCGCACTCATGCACAGAAGCTGCAGCTGAAAGCTCTGGACACGGTCCTGTTTGGGCCACCAG TGAAGAGACACAGTCATTTAAAGGACTTGATGGTGGTGGTGTCCATCGTGATTGGAGTTGGGGGCTGCTGGTTTGCTTACATCCAGAGCAGAAACTCTAGAGACCACGTGAGCAAGATGATGAAGGACCTGGATGGACTGCAGAGGGCTGAACAGAGTCTCCTAGACCTCCAGCAGAA GCTGCAGATCGCTCAGGAGAACCACCAAACGGTGGAGGTGGAGAAGGTCCGGCTGGAGCAGAAGCTAAGAGACGAGATAGACACGGCTAAACAAGAAGCACAGAGACTGCATGAACTACGCGAGGGCACCGTGAACGAACTGAGCAGACAGAAATATGCAGAGGAAGAGCTGGACCAG gTGCGCATGGCTCTGAAGAAGGCCGAGAAGGAGCTGGAGTCCAGGAGGAGCTGGAGTCCACCTGAAGATCTTCAGAAGTGGCTGCAGCTCACTCATGAAGTGGAGATTGATTACTACAACATCAAGAAGCAGAGTGCTGAAAGACAGCTCATCGTGGCTAAAGAAGGA GCTGAAAAGATCAAGAAGAAGAGAGGAACTCTTTTTGGAACGTTTCACGTGGCTCACAGCTCATCGCTGGACGATGTCGATCACAAAATCCTGACAGCTAA ACAAGCTCTGGGTGAGGTGACCGCTGCCCTCAGGGAAAAACTCTATCGCTGGCAACAAATTGAGCAGCTGACGGGTTTTGTTATCGTGAACAATCCTGGAATGTCCTCTCTCGCTTCTGCTCTTAACCTGGACCCGACGTTTATGGGCATCCGCCCTGCTACACCACAAAACATACTGTTCTCAGATGACCTGGATGATATGGATGAAGACATGCTTTCCCCGGGAACCCTGGAAT ATGCCGCCTGGCAGATGGACCGGCGAGTGACTGACCTTTGGCCTGTGGCCTCCGAGAACCAATCCCTGTGGAAACATTCTG CTCCGAGCCTGTTGTCCCTGCGGCCTCGACATGGAGACCCCATGCTGAACCTGAGCTCGCAGAG GGATCTGAACCGGTCCGAATCAGATTCCTCTCTCTCTACGTCTCAGTATGGGGACACCCAGTACACCTCCTCAGCTTTACAACACAAGCTTTCCAGATCCAATGGGGGTTCGTCCACAGACAGCCCGCTACTGCAGAAAAAGACCTTTGGGATGGAGAAGTGTGTCAGTCTCGGAGAGATCCACTCTAGCCTTAACTCAGTCGACTCCACACGTTCTCTCATCTGCACCTCTGAGCAGGTCGGTTCTTCACCAACTTTAATAAGGCCAGGCGGTCGTATTTCTCAGATCACCGACAGAAAGAACTTGGTAGACGAGGACAGCGGCTCCACGGGAGAAGACACGGAAGGTTCTATCTCTGGCAACAAGAAGCGCAACTTTCCCAGGATCTTTAAGAGacaaaagaaataa